A region of Moorena producens PAL-8-15-08-1 DNA encodes the following proteins:
- a CDS encoding GTP-binding protein translates to MRLVVTGAVGAGKSSFIRSVSEIDVVDTDCLATDVTTKIKQKTTVAMDFGRLQFAQDMALHLYGTPGQSRFDFMWDILIRKAHAYILLVDAHRPSQFSSSRRLLSFMGQRVKIPLVIGLTHVDCEGAWSQEDVAIALGFVDESNRPPMVSLNANQRDSVIQALIVLVQYIIKCDISHTPPNR, encoded by the coding sequence CCGGTGCCGTGGGTGCTGGAAAATCCTCTTTCATTCGCTCGGTTAGCGAAATTGATGTAGTGGATACAGATTGCCTAGCAACGGACGTGACAACTAAAATTAAGCAAAAAACTACAGTAGCGATGGACTTTGGGCGTTTGCAATTTGCTCAAGATATGGCGCTACATTTATATGGTACTCCAGGACAGTCTCGCTTTGATTTCATGTGGGACATCCTGATTCGGAAAGCGCATGCTTACATACTCCTTGTTGATGCCCATCGTCCCAGTCAGTTTAGCTCTTCCCGTCGCCTGCTCAGTTTTATGGGACAGCGTGTGAAAATTCCCCTAGTGATTGGTCTAACCCATGTCGATTGTGAAGGAGCTTGGTCCCAAGAGGATGTAGCGATCGCGTTGGGCTTTGTGGATGAAAGCAATCGACCCCCGATGGTCAGCCTCAATGCCAATCAACGAGATTCTGTGATTCAAGCATTAATAGTGCTAGTACAATATATCATTAAATGCGACATCTCCCACACTCCCCCTAATCGCTAG